A genomic stretch from Dama dama isolate Ldn47 chromosome 10, ASM3311817v1, whole genome shotgun sequence includes:
- the NCF1 gene encoding neutrophil cytosol factor 1 isoform X2, which yields MFPIEAGDINPEKRIIPHLPAPRWFDGQRAAESRQGTLTEYCSVLMSLPVKISRCPHFLDFFRVRPDDLKLPTDSQVKKPETYLIPKDGKSNTADITGPIILQTYRAIADYEKGSSSQMALATGDVVDVVEKNESGWWFCQMKTKRGWVPASYLEPLDSPDEAEDPEPNYEGEPYVTIKAYTAVLEDEMSLEEGETIEVIHKLLDGWWVVRKEDVTGYFPSMFLQKAGQDVAQARSQIKSRGAPPRRSSIRNAHSIHQRSRKRLSQDTYRRNSVRFTQQRRRQRPGPQSPGSVLKEQQQPETERPKPQPAVPPRPSADLILHRCSESTKRKLASAV from the exons ATGTTTCCTATTGAGGCGGGGGACATCAACCCAGAGAAAAGGATCATCCCGCACCTGCCAG CCCCGCGGTGGTTTGATGGGCAGCGGGCGGCCGAGAGCCGCCAGGGCACTCTTACCGAGTACTGCAGCGTGCTCATGAGCCTGCCTGTCAAGATCTCCCGCTGCCCGCACTTCCTCGACTTCTTCAGGGTGCGCCCCGACGACCTCAAGCTCCCCACAGACAGCCA GGTGAAAAAGCCAGAGACATACCTGATACCCAAAGATGGCAAGAGCAACACTGCGG ACATCACGGGCCCCATCATCCTGCAGACGTACCGCGCCATCGCTGACTATGAGAAGGGCTCGAGCTCCCAGATGGCGCTGGCCACGGGCGACGTGGTGGACGTTGTGGAGAAGAACGAGAGCG GCTGGTGGTTCTGCCAAATGAAGACAAAGCGTGGCTGGGTCCCAGCGTCCTACTTGGAGCCCCTGGACAGTCCTGATGAAGCCGAGGACCCAGAACCCAACTATGAAG GTGAGCCCTACGTCACCATCAAAGCCTACACTGCGGTGCTGGAGGACGAGATGTCCTTGGAGGAGGGTGAAACCATTGAGGTCATTCATAAGCTCCTGGATGGCTGGTGGGTCGTCAG GAAAGAAGATGTCACAGGTTACTttccatccatgttcctgcagaAGGCAGGGCAGGACGTAGCCCAGGCCCGAAGCCAGATCAAGAGCCGGGGGGCGCCGCCCCGCAG GTCGTCCATCCGCAACGCACACAGCATCCACCAGCGGTCACGGAAGCGCCTCAGTCAGGACACCTATCGGCGCAACAGTGTCCGTTTCACGCAGCAGCGCCGCCGCCAGCGGCCGGGACCTCAGAGTCCGGGGAGCGTCCTGA AGGAACAGCAGCAACCCGAGACTGAGCGCCCCAAGCCGCAGCCGGCCGTGCCCCCGAGGCCCAGCGCAGACCTCATCCTGCACCGCTGCAGCGAGAGCACCAAGCGGAAGCTGGCCTCCGCTGTCTGA
- the NCF1 gene encoding neutrophil cytosol factor 1 isoform X1 codes for MGDHFIRHIALLGFEKRFVPSQHYVYMFLVKWQDLSEKVVYRRFTEIYEFHKGLKEMFPIEAGDINPEKRIIPHLPAPRWFDGQRAAESRQGTLTEYCSVLMSLPVKISRCPHFLDFFRVRPDDLKLPTDSQVKKPETYLIPKDGKSNTADITGPIILQTYRAIADYEKGSSSQMALATGDVVDVVEKNESGWWFCQMKTKRGWVPASYLEPLDSPDEAEDPEPNYEGEPYVTIKAYTAVLEDEMSLEEGETIEVIHKLLDGWWVVRKEDVTGYFPSMFLQKAGQDVAQARSQIKSRGAPPRRSSIRNAHSIHQRSRKRLSQDTYRRNSVRFTQQRRRQRPGPQSPGSVLKEQQQPETERPKPQPAVPPRPSADLILHRCSESTKRKLASAV; via the exons ATGGGGGACCACTTCATCCGCCACATTGCCCTCCTGGGCTTCGAGAAGCGCTTCGTCCCCAGCCAGCACTAC GTCTACATGTTCTTGGTGAAATGGCAGGACCTGTCTGAGAAGGTGGTCTATCGGCGCTTCACCGAGATCTACGAATTCCAC AAAGGCTTAAAGGAGATGTTTCCTATTGAGGCGGGGGACATCAACCCAGAGAAAAGGATCATCCCGCACCTGCCAG CCCCGCGGTGGTTTGATGGGCAGCGGGCGGCCGAGAGCCGCCAGGGCACTCTTACCGAGTACTGCAGCGTGCTCATGAGCCTGCCTGTCAAGATCTCCCGCTGCCCGCACTTCCTCGACTTCTTCAGGGTGCGCCCCGACGACCTCAAGCTCCCCACAGACAGCCA GGTGAAAAAGCCAGAGACATACCTGATACCCAAAGATGGCAAGAGCAACACTGCGG ACATCACGGGCCCCATCATCCTGCAGACGTACCGCGCCATCGCTGACTATGAGAAGGGCTCGAGCTCCCAGATGGCGCTGGCCACGGGCGACGTGGTGGACGTTGTGGAGAAGAACGAGAGCG GCTGGTGGTTCTGCCAAATGAAGACAAAGCGTGGCTGGGTCCCAGCGTCCTACTTGGAGCCCCTGGACAGTCCTGATGAAGCCGAGGACCCAGAACCCAACTATGAAG GTGAGCCCTACGTCACCATCAAAGCCTACACTGCGGTGCTGGAGGACGAGATGTCCTTGGAGGAGGGTGAAACCATTGAGGTCATTCATAAGCTCCTGGATGGCTGGTGGGTCGTCAG GAAAGAAGATGTCACAGGTTACTttccatccatgttcctgcagaAGGCAGGGCAGGACGTAGCCCAGGCCCGAAGCCAGATCAAGAGCCGGGGGGCGCCGCCCCGCAG GTCGTCCATCCGCAACGCACACAGCATCCACCAGCGGTCACGGAAGCGCCTCAGTCAGGACACCTATCGGCGCAACAGTGTCCGTTTCACGCAGCAGCGCCGCCGCCAGCGGCCGGGACCTCAGAGTCCGGGGAGCGTCCTGA AGGAACAGCAGCAACCCGAGACTGAGCGCCCCAAGCCGCAGCCGGCCGTGCCCCCGAGGCCCAGCGCAGACCTCATCCTGCACCGCTGCAGCGAGAGCACCAAGCGGAAGCTGGCCTCCGCTGTCTGA